One stretch of Segatella copri DNA includes these proteins:
- a CDS encoding TonB-dependent receptor plug domain-containing protein: MKALRIFCLGGLLLLYAQGGLGQDSIRTEHLHEVKVNARQHRILTSTSPLQLLDNGDMLRLGVTDMADALHRMPGINLRDYGGAGGMKTVAVRGFGAGHTGVSYDGVLLSECQGGEIDVSRYSLDQVQTLRITIGDNDDIFISTRQASVAALLAIETMSEIPIDKQPHLSTQLQVGSFGYVSPYLRYVQRLSDRFTLQAMGEYTYAENDYPFLLRNGKYTTHERRTNSRMNSGHGELNMHWMMGRRADGLSRSQLWAKIYYYDNDRQLPGIVRYYTNVTAEQLLDRNAFAQARWQARSLDDHWMLKVQAKMNWASSAYQDTLVANRRNDATYWQREFYTSAALMWMPGDGWAVDYSADWMMNSLNSTLATDLRPHRHGILQSLSARYAKGRWVALTRMLASVYLNSVGRKIETQQGSANPTKAGQAAKDARRLSPSLSLSYRLLGNGTASDELYLRASYKDIFRVPTFNENYFFHYGSSDLKPEKTRQLNVGLTWKKTSSGDGGNGESLRYKGWNIQATLDGYCNRVTDKIVGVPYNMFVWRTVNLARVDVVGADASLRGIWQMAPGQQLSLQGSYSYQHVVNHTDRSSKYYGNQVAYIPLHSGSIALGWENPWVNVSLHGQGMSKRWANNEHYEGTEVEGYWDMGLTLYRQLDDLHLFGKSLRGVKVRMDVKNLLAKQYELVGHYPMPRRSWMFSIGYNF, translated from the coding sequence ATGAAGGCATTGAGGATATTTTGTCTCGGTGGCTTGCTACTGTTGTATGCACAAGGGGGTCTGGGGCAAGATTCCATTCGTACCGAGCACTTGCATGAAGTAAAAGTGAATGCTCGGCAGCACCGGATACTTACGAGCACATCGCCTCTCCAGCTTTTGGACAATGGGGATATGTTAAGGCTTGGCGTTACGGATATGGCCGACGCTTTGCACCGCATGCCAGGCATCAATCTGCGCGACTATGGTGGGGCAGGAGGAATGAAGACGGTAGCTGTGCGTGGATTCGGAGCGGGACATACGGGAGTGAGTTACGATGGTGTGCTGCTCAGCGAATGTCAGGGTGGCGAAATTGATGTGTCCCGTTATTCGCTCGACCAGGTGCAGACATTGCGAATCACCATTGGTGACAACGACGACATTTTCATTTCGACCCGGCAAGCCTCGGTGGCAGCTTTGCTTGCCATCGAGACCATGAGCGAGATTCCCATCGACAAGCAGCCTCACCTCTCTACTCAGTTGCAGGTGGGGTCCTTCGGATATGTCTCGCCTTATCTGCGCTATGTGCAGAGATTGTCTGATAGGTTCACTCTCCAGGCGATGGGTGAGTACACCTATGCCGAAAACGACTATCCCTTCCTCTTGCGCAACGGTAAATATACCACCCATGAGCGACGCACCAACAGCCGGATGAACTCAGGGCATGGCGAACTGAATATGCACTGGATGATGGGCAGGCGAGCCGATGGCTTGAGCCGGAGCCAATTGTGGGCAAAGATCTACTATTATGACAACGACCGGCAGTTGCCTGGCATCGTGAGATATTATACCAATGTAACAGCCGAACAGTTGCTCGACCGCAACGCCTTTGCTCAGGCGAGATGGCAAGCCAGAAGTCTCGATGACCATTGGATGCTGAAGGTGCAAGCCAAGATGAACTGGGCGAGCTCTGCCTATCAGGACACGCTCGTGGCAAATCGGCGCAATGATGCTACCTACTGGCAGAGGGAATTTTATACTTCGGCAGCACTGATGTGGATGCCGGGGGACGGCTGGGCGGTGGATTACTCTGCCGACTGGATGATGAACTCGCTCAACAGCACTCTCGCCACCGACCTGCGACCTCATCGACATGGCATCCTGCAGTCGCTCTCCGCCCGATATGCGAAGGGAAGATGGGTGGCTCTTACCAGAATGCTGGCTTCGGTTTACCTCAACAGCGTGGGGCGCAAGATAGAGACTCAGCAAGGCAGCGCCAATCCTACCAAAGCAGGACAGGCTGCCAAGGATGCACGCCGGCTTTCTCCATCGCTTTCGCTTTCTTATCGGCTCCTGGGAAATGGTACTGCCAGCGATGAGCTTTATCTCAGGGCTTCGTACAAGGACATCTTCCGGGTTCCTACTTTCAACGAGAACTATTTCTTCCATTATGGAAGTTCAGATCTGAAGCCTGAGAAAACCCGACAGTTGAATGTCGGGCTTACGTGGAAAAAAACTTCTTCTGGAGATGGGGGAAACGGCGAATCCCTACGTTACAAGGGATGGAATATTCAAGCAACGCTGGACGGCTACTGCAATCGGGTGACCGACAAGATTGTGGGCGTTCCTTACAATATGTTCGTTTGGCGTACTGTGAACTTGGCACGGGTAGATGTCGTTGGCGCGGATGCCTCTTTGCGTGGTATCTGGCAGATGGCTCCGGGGCAGCAACTCTCGCTGCAAGGGTCGTATAGCTACCAGCACGTGGTGAATCATACCGATCGCTCGTCCAAATATTATGGCAATCAAGTAGCCTATATCCCTCTGCACTCGGGCAGTATTGCCTTGGGGTGGGAGAATCCTTGGGTGAATGTCTCGCTCCATGGACAGGGAATGAGCAAGCGATGGGCCAACAATGAACATTATGAAGGCACCGAAGTGGAGGGTTACTGGGACATGGGACTGACGCTCTATCGTCAGCTCGACGACCTACACCTCTTTGGCAAATCCCTGCGAGGCGTGAAGGTAAGGATGGATGTGAAGAACCTGCTGG
- a CDS encoding HAD family hydrolase: MKYIIFDFDGTIGDSQSLIVKTLQDTMRARKLEVKSEEACAKTIGLRLDEAFVSLFGMSAEEGMECAATYREIFLENKKTMIVQPFPHVIETLRELHRCGFVLGMASSRNHCSLDGYVHQMQLEDIFSSIVAGDDVEHAKPAPDMVFKALKEMKGTADETLVVGDMNFDVNMAHHAGCKACAVTYGNGTRQQLASAEWIIDDFAELLEIVKE, encoded by the coding sequence ATGAAGTATATAATTTTTGATTTTGATGGAACCATCGGCGATTCGCAGAGTCTCATTGTGAAGACCTTGCAGGATACGATGCGTGCAAGAAAGCTGGAAGTGAAATCGGAGGAGGCTTGTGCCAAGACCATCGGTCTTCGATTGGATGAGGCCTTCGTTTCGCTCTTCGGAATGAGTGCTGAGGAGGGAATGGAATGCGCAGCAACCTATCGCGAGATTTTCCTGGAGAACAAAAAGACGATGATCGTGCAGCCCTTCCCTCATGTAATAGAAACCCTGAGAGAGTTGCATCGCTGTGGGTTTGTATTGGGTATGGCCAGCAGTCGAAACCATTGCTCGCTGGATGGATACGTGCATCAGATGCAGCTGGAGGATATATTCTCTTCCATTGTTGCAGGCGATGATGTGGAGCATGCGAAGCCAGCACCTGATATGGTCTTCAAGGCATTGAAGGAGATGAAGGGAACGGCAGATGAAACCCTTGTAGTGGGCGATATGAATTTCGATGTGAATATGGCGCATCATGCCGGCTGCAAGGCCTGTGCTGTGACTTATGGCAACGGAACTCGCCAACAGCTCGCCTCTGCCGAATGGATTATCGATGATTTCGCAGAACTCCTGGAAATCGTAAAAGAATAA
- a CDS encoding glycerate kinase family protein, giving the protein MDRKNDGLRLMDGAGYKKIIIACDSYKGCLSSREVNEAIASGVKEWNADDVAPEIITLEMSDGGEGMLDAFLSAMKGERVRIHAHDALMRWIEAEYGIVDDTAIIEIAQTAGLALIESEQRNPMKATSWGVGEMIMNAYRRGVRRFIVGLGGSATSDCGIGMLKAMGDDWKKIRQECSFVLASDVTNPLCGENGAAHVFAPQKGADAKMVQMLDDRARKFAEVSAKHFGYDRSAAPGAGAAGGLGYAFLQYFNAEARPGAELLLEKIEVDALILDADLVITGEGRSDRQTLMGKLPQRILEHVTNQKIWLVSGGVSDRKAMLDAGFDRVVQVTPEEMPLDEAMKPEVARNNIIKAIREQFAL; this is encoded by the coding sequence ATGGATAGGAAAAATGATGGCCTCAGACTGATGGATGGGGCTGGATATAAGAAGATAATAATAGCTTGTGACTCTTATAAGGGTTGCCTTTCGAGCAGAGAGGTAAATGAGGCGATTGCTTCGGGAGTGAAGGAATGGAATGCGGATGATGTTGCTCCCGAAATTATTACCCTGGAAATGAGTGATGGGGGAGAGGGAATGCTCGATGCTTTCCTCTCGGCAATGAAGGGAGAGCGAGTGAGGATTCATGCCCATGATGCGCTGATGAGATGGATTGAGGCTGAATACGGAATCGTGGATGATACGGCGATTATCGAGATTGCGCAGACCGCCGGACTGGCTCTGATTGAGTCTGAACAGCGCAACCCGATGAAGGCTACTTCCTGGGGCGTGGGCGAGATGATTATGAATGCTTATCGCCGGGGCGTGCGCCGTTTCATCGTGGGCTTGGGTGGCAGCGCCACATCCGATTGTGGCATCGGAATGCTTAAGGCGATGGGCGACGACTGGAAGAAAATCCGACAGGAATGCAGTTTTGTGCTGGCTTCGGATGTTACCAATCCGCTCTGTGGCGAAAACGGGGCGGCTCACGTCTTTGCGCCTCAGAAGGGAGCTGATGCTAAGATGGTGCAGATGCTGGATGATAGGGCAAGGAAGTTTGCCGAGGTAAGTGCCAAGCATTTCGGATATGATAGGAGTGCGGCTCCTGGGGCTGGTGCGGCCGGAGGACTGGGTTATGCTTTCCTGCAATATTTCAATGCTGAGGCACGACCAGGGGCTGAACTGCTTTTAGAGAAAATAGAGGTTGATGCGCTCATTCTGGATGCTGATCTCGTGATTACGGGCGAGGGACGTAGCGACCGCCAGACCTTGATGGGGAAACTGCCGCAAAGAATTCTTGAGCATGTTACCAATCAGAAAATATGGCTAGTATCGGGCGGAGTTAGCGATAGAAAGGCTATGCTGGATGCAGGATTTGATAGAGTTGTTCAGGTTACTCCTGAAGAAATGCCATTGGATGAGGCGATGAAGCCAGAAGTGGCTCGTAATAACATAATAAAGGCAATTCGTGAGCAATTTGCTTTGTAG
- a CDS encoding xenobiotic reductase B: protein MCKYEEIEGWRLSNGKSIREINNAVHDEVERIYLEAWAKGISVPYFENGKTYLANPDGSDVEATLDFATREYTIIKQVAAPGKGKMSYLLH, encoded by the coding sequence ATGTGCAAATATGAAGAAATAGAAGGTTGGCGACTCTCGAATGGCAAGTCGATTCGGGAAATCAACAATGCCGTACACGATGAGGTGGAACGAATCTACCTGGAAGCGTGGGCGAAGGGCATTTCCGTGCCGTATTTTGAAAACGGGAAAACCTATCTTGCTAATCCTGATGGAAGCGATGTAGAAGCAACTCTTGATTTTGCAACACGCGAATATACTATCATAAAACAAGTTGCAGCTCCAGGAAAGGGAAAAATGAGTTACTTACTCCATTAA
- a CDS encoding response regulator transcription factor yields MNKIKVLLVEDETSLAMILSDTLEAQGFEMRTARDGEEGLRMFAEQKPDVLVADVMMPKMDGFEMVRRIRKTDSRTPVLFLTARSAVNDVVEGFELGGNDYLKKPFAIQELIVRIKSLCHRASAENISSEEQEGGNVSPDNPDAADQWLSIGRYHLNVTSQILQLDGKDTELSHRESEILRMLVESKNNVVESKDILLKLWGDDSFFNSRSLHVFITKLRHKLSADENIRIINVRGIGYKIIC; encoded by the coding sequence ATGAATAAGATAAAAGTATTACTGGTAGAAGACGAAACATCCTTGGCGATGATTCTGAGCGACACCTTGGAGGCGCAGGGCTTCGAGATGCGCACGGCGCGTGATGGCGAAGAGGGGCTTCGTATGTTTGCAGAACAGAAGCCTGATGTGCTGGTTGCGGATGTGATGATGCCCAAAATGGATGGTTTCGAGATGGTGCGCCGTATCCGCAAGACGGATTCCCGTACCCCTGTGCTTTTCCTCACAGCTCGTTCGGCGGTGAATGATGTGGTAGAGGGATTTGAATTGGGTGGCAATGATTATCTGAAGAAGCCGTTTGCCATCCAGGAGCTCATCGTCCGTATCAAGTCGCTTTGTCATCGGGCTTCTGCAGAAAATATTTCTTCTGAAGAACAGGAAGGGGGGAATGTTTCTCCTGATAATCCGGATGCTGCTGATCAGTGGCTCTCCATCGGTCGTTATCACCTGAATGTTACCAGTCAGATTCTGCAGTTGGATGGTAAAGATACAGAACTGTCACATCGTGAATCCGAAATCCTTCGCATGCTTGTGGAGAGCAAGAACAATGTGGTAGAGAGCAAGGATATTCTCCTGAAACTTTGGGGTGATGACAGCTTTTTCAATTCCCGCAGTCTCCATGTTTTCATCACCAAGCTCCGCCACAAGTTATCTGCCGATGAAAATATCAGAATCATCAATGTGAGGGGGATTGGGTATAAAATCATTTGCTAG
- a CDS encoding sensor histidine kinase → MKLHLKYIVTLVIAALVCIFAYQTYWLVGLYQSQEKEVEAKIKGGMEYAHFMEMKKRIERLRNDDKGPHRQLTGTVAFSMDEDDDIDQKVKVKKVRGGKIVQSVQTTFTKQEKRSEDDKDQELMMMMSGKLATMVQQTLFGKLNEIAKPDINDYDSAWVVKMLSDSLLVGDDIHPLPHQIQLFAGKKVLAKVTTKGYVPSANAKQYQYVVCNEGEANEEKYVLTLEPLTMTVLSQMAGILATSLFIMLILAFVFWFLIHTMLKQKTLDEMKSDFTNNITHELKTPIAVAYAATDSLLNYGMLQHPDKARKYLTIAQEQLQTLSGLVEQILSMSMERRKSMLLNIVEVPVKEVIEPLISQHQLKVKSGEKTDKKVNISLSVKPENLKVPADRMHFSNIVSNLIDNAIKYSEDSVKIEIKAFQKAEDEVLVSVSDNGIGIDHDKLPYIFDKFYRVTDGNKYTVKGYGLGLFYVKSLMDKMGGSVSVESEPGKGSCFTLHFLKGKRPKG, encoded by the coding sequence ATGAAGTTACATCTTAAATACATAGTTACGCTCGTCATCGCGGCTCTGGTCTGCATCTTCGCATATCAGACCTATTGGCTCGTGGGGCTTTATCAGTCTCAGGAAAAGGAGGTTGAAGCGAAAATTAAGGGTGGAATGGAGTACGCTCACTTCATGGAGATGAAGAAGCGAATCGAACGATTGCGCAATGATGATAAAGGGCCTCATAGACAACTGACGGGTACTGTTGCTTTTTCTATGGATGAAGACGATGATATAGATCAAAAGGTAAAGGTGAAAAAGGTTCGTGGAGGAAAGATTGTTCAGTCTGTTCAAACAACTTTTACCAAGCAAGAGAAGCGTAGTGAAGATGACAAGGATCAGGAATTGATGATGATGATGTCGGGTAAGCTGGCAACTATGGTGCAACAAACACTTTTTGGCAAATTGAATGAAATCGCCAAACCTGACATCAATGACTATGACAGTGCATGGGTTGTCAAGATGCTTTCAGACAGTTTGTTGGTGGGCGACGATATTCATCCGCTTCCGCATCAGATTCAGCTTTTTGCAGGAAAGAAGGTTTTGGCGAAAGTGACGACGAAGGGGTATGTGCCTTCCGCCAATGCTAAGCAATACCAATATGTGGTTTGTAATGAGGGGGAGGCGAATGAGGAGAAATATGTCCTTACCCTAGAGCCGCTTACGATGACTGTGCTCAGCCAGATGGCAGGCATCCTTGCCACATCGCTCTTCATCATGCTCATCCTGGCTTTCGTCTTCTGGTTCCTGATTCATACGATGCTCAAGCAGAAGACGCTTGATGAGATGAAGAGTGATTTCACCAATAATATCACGCACGAATTGAAGACTCCGATAGCCGTAGCCTATGCTGCCACCGACTCCCTGCTGAACTACGGAATGCTCCAGCATCCTGATAAGGCGCGCAAGTATCTCACCATCGCCCAGGAGCAGTTGCAGACGCTCAGCGGATTGGTGGAGCAGATTCTGTCGATGAGTATGGAACGACGGAAATCGATGCTGCTCAATATCGTGGAAGTTCCAGTGAAGGAGGTGATTGAACCGTTAATCTCCCAGCATCAGCTGAAAGTGAAATCAGGAGAAAAAACGGATAAAAAGGTGAATATTTCGTTGTCCGTAAAACCGGAAAATCTGAAGGTTCCTGCCGACCGGATGCATTTCTCAAACATCGTGAGCAATCTCATAGACAATGCCATCAAGTATTCTGAAGATAGCGTGAAGATAGAAATCAAGGCTTTCCAAAAAGCCGAGGATGAAGTGCTGGTTTCCGTATCAGATAATGGAATCGGTATTGACCACGATAAATTGCCTTATATTTTCGACAAGTTCTATCGGGTGACGGATGGCAATAAATATACGGTCAAGGGCTATGGTCTCGGGCTTTTCTATGTCAAGAGCCTGATGGATAAAATGGGCGGTTCTGTTTCCGTAGAAAGCGAGCCGGGAAAAGGAAGCTGCTTTACCCTGCATTTTCTTAAAGGTAAAAGACCAAAAGGGTAA
- a CDS encoding outer membrane beta-barrel protein yields the protein MKRLVILSACLAISLAGWAQGNRNDSLKMDSIIHSLPDVMVKGNRPIVKVKGAALTYDLPQLIKNHPVDNAYEAIKQLPGVSEQDEALTLNAQSVTVMIDGKATTMTSEQLYSLLKTIPTSRIANAEVVYSAPARYQVKGQVINLLLKHNTGFHSLQGEFFGGYTHQNRNSYTERASLLFTNKKWEIDMLYSFGHGKRYYYYENEFAHTLTDGTSYAFSTHSDNIKRHLNHNIRLGINYHLAKDHQLSFAYTSQLNNTRGTSEDDGDFTSLLRIHAKSQFHNFRLDYSTPFGFSAGAEYTYYNSPDEQWLKSSLYDEIYDITSQQRIDKWHAYLKQEHDLGKDWGLNYGINYTTSRDKSSQENNNKSSDGNTVQTEDQMCFYIGASKSFGQKLTMEASLMEEYYHTPIWDEWNLFPTLSITYLPKAGHVIQFDLDCDRDYPTYWSVKNFTTYNVGGYGKIVGNPTLKPSRDLSLSLTYILHSRYVASLFFNNSKDEFRQLPYQSDKKKEMEYKHVNFDHVNQVGLMLTAPINIGNWWQNRLTFTGVYQNDKNSHFYDLPFDRSKWFCQAQWNGTFLFGKHVLLNLDASVHTDAIQGIIDIPASGYLNAALTWKPLKDDKFQLKAYCNDIFETGDNHLHDTYRGQHVINKMYFGRIIGLSLTYRFGGYKGKQHEEVDTSRFGK from the coding sequence ATGAAAAGATTGGTTATATTAAGCGCTTGCCTGGCCATCAGTCTTGCCGGCTGGGCACAAGGAAACAGAAATGATTCCCTGAAAATGGACAGCATTATCCATTCCCTCCCTGATGTGATGGTAAAAGGCAACCGACCTATCGTAAAGGTGAAAGGAGCAGCATTGACCTATGACCTGCCTCAACTCATCAAAAACCATCCGGTGGATAATGCCTATGAAGCCATCAAGCAACTGCCTGGCGTGAGCGAACAAGATGAAGCCTTGACTCTCAACGCCCAATCCGTAACCGTGATGATAGACGGCAAGGCTACCACAATGACGAGCGAGCAGCTCTATTCGCTTCTGAAAACGATTCCTACCAGCCGCATCGCCAACGCTGAAGTTGTCTATTCTGCCCCAGCCCGCTATCAGGTAAAGGGACAAGTCATCAACCTCCTGCTGAAGCACAACACAGGCTTTCACTCCCTGCAAGGCGAGTTCTTCGGCGGCTACACCCACCAGAACCGCAACAGTTACACAGAGCGCGCCTCCTTGCTCTTCACCAACAAGAAATGGGAAATAGACATGCTCTATTCCTTCGGTCATGGCAAGAGATATTATTACTATGAAAATGAGTTTGCCCACACCTTGACTGATGGCACTTCCTATGCCTTCTCTACACATAGCGACAATATCAAACGTCATCTCAACCACAACATCCGACTGGGAATCAACTATCATCTGGCAAAGGATCATCAACTCAGCTTTGCCTACACCTCACAACTCAATAACACGAGAGGAACTTCAGAGGATGATGGCGATTTCACATCCCTTCTCAGAATCCATGCCAAGAGTCAGTTTCACAACTTCCGCCTGGATTACTCCACACCATTCGGTTTCTCGGCAGGAGCAGAATACACCTATTATAATTCACCGGATGAACAATGGCTGAAAAGCAGTCTCTACGATGAGATTTACGACATCACAAGCCAGCAGCGAATCGACAAATGGCACGCTTACCTCAAGCAGGAGCACGACTTAGGAAAAGACTGGGGCTTGAACTACGGCATCAATTACACCACATCAAGAGACAAAAGCTCGCAGGAGAACAACAACAAGTCTTCTGATGGCAACACCGTTCAAACCGAAGATCAAATGTGTTTCTACATCGGAGCCAGCAAATCGTTCGGCCAAAAACTCACGATGGAAGCATCGCTCATGGAAGAATATTACCACACCCCAATCTGGGATGAGTGGAACCTCTTCCCAACACTCTCCATCACCTATCTTCCTAAGGCAGGACACGTCATCCAATTCGACTTGGATTGCGACAGAGACTACCCTACCTATTGGTCGGTGAAGAACTTCACCACCTATAATGTGGGCGGATATGGAAAGATTGTAGGAAACCCGACGTTGAAGCCATCACGAGACCTCAGCCTCTCGCTTACCTACATTCTGCACAGCAGATACGTGGCAAGTCTCTTCTTCAACAACTCGAAAGATGAATTCCGTCAGCTTCCTTACCAGAGCGACAAGAAGAAGGAGATGGAATACAAGCATGTCAACTTCGACCATGTAAATCAGGTAGGCTTGATGCTCACAGCCCCAATCAACATAGGCAACTGGTGGCAGAATCGCCTTACTTTCACCGGCGTTTATCAGAACGACAAGAATTCCCACTTCTATGATCTTCCATTCGACCGCAGCAAATGGTTCTGTCAAGCCCAGTGGAACGGCACTTTTCTCTTTGGCAAGCATGTGCTTCTCAACCTCGATGCTTCCGTCCATACCGACGCCATCCAAGGAATCATCGACATCCCAGCCTCAGGCTATCTCAACGCTGCCCTCACCTGGAAGCCTCTCAAGGATGACAAGTTCCAGCTGAAAGCCTACTGCAACGACATCTTCGAGACAGGCGACAACCATCTGCACGACACTTATCGAGGTCAGCACGTCATCAACAAAATGTACTTTGGCAGAATCATCGGTCTCTCCCTCACCTATCGATTCGGCGGCTACAAGGGCAAGCAGCATGAAGAAGTAGATACTTCCAGATTCGGGAAATAA
- a CDS encoding RagB/SusD family nutrient uptake outer membrane protein, whose translation MKRYRFLFLLLAALSMTSCLDEHPKDQLDEDAIYGSASDIYINAVASLYNYIGGANESEGIQGTCRGIYDYNTLTTDEAMIPIRGGDWYDGGLWNAMYQHRWSADDQSLYDTWKYLYKVIVLANKSLDIISNKSALLSAAQQEEYRAEIRAIRAMFYYYAMDMFGRVPLVLSSAEQLHSSLFQGQTDRSSIFQFVFQELQQVLPSLPDQHSNKEGNYYGRITQPVVNFLLAKLALNAEIYMYDDWTQGYASRPKGSAIHFSVPASDASLRNGDKVDCRKLNAWETCIYYCDKLAEEGYVLESDDSFNFSTHNETSKENIFTIPMDKNIYTNQFHYLFRSYHYTHGGVLGWGSENGTCATISTMKANHYGEADEDARCKMNFVAGVVKVDGHELLMDNGKPLEYQPFEVAQNLTNSKFVKTAGARMAKYEVDRTSYMDGKLQSNDIVLFRYADALLMKAEAKVRNGENGDEELNRIRARVGMPYRKATLNNILEERLLELVWEGWRRQDLIRFGKFTGAYDLRTPLQGESSGYTTVFPIPQKCIDLNSELVQNKGYVNILK comes from the coding sequence ATGAAACGATATAGATTTTTATTTCTGCTGCTGGCGGCATTGTCTATGACATCCTGCCTGGACGAACATCCTAAGGATCAGTTGGACGAGGATGCCATCTATGGCTCTGCATCTGATATTTATATCAATGCCGTGGCTTCTCTTTATAATTATATAGGTGGAGCTAACGAAAGTGAGGGCATCCAGGGCACCTGCCGTGGCATTTACGATTATAATACGCTGACCACCGATGAGGCGATGATTCCGATTCGAGGCGGCGACTGGTATGATGGTGGCCTCTGGAATGCCATGTACCAGCATCGGTGGAGTGCCGATGACCAGTCTCTTTATGATACGTGGAAGTACCTTTATAAGGTTATCGTGCTGGCTAATAAGTCTTTGGATATTATCAGCAACAAGTCGGCCCTGCTTTCTGCCGCACAGCAGGAGGAATATCGGGCTGAGATAAGAGCCATCCGGGCTATGTTCTATTACTATGCTATGGACATGTTCGGTCGGGTTCCATTGGTCCTTTCCAGTGCTGAACAGCTCCATTCCAGCCTGTTCCAAGGTCAGACAGATCGCAGTTCTATCTTCCAGTTTGTCTTTCAGGAGTTGCAGCAGGTATTGCCTTCACTTCCCGACCAGCACAGCAATAAGGAAGGCAATTATTATGGTCGCATCACCCAGCCGGTAGTCAACTTTCTGTTGGCGAAGTTGGCTTTGAATGCAGAAATCTATATGTATGATGACTGGACTCAGGGTTATGCGAGCCGTCCGAAGGGAAGTGCCATTCATTTCTCTGTGCCGGCTTCTGATGCCTCTTTGCGTAATGGCGATAAGGTGGACTGCAGGAAGTTGAATGCCTGGGAAACCTGCATTTATTATTGTGATAAACTGGCAGAAGAAGGCTATGTCCTGGAGTCGGATGATTCATTCAATTTCTCTACGCATAATGAGACATCGAAGGAGAATATCTTCACGATTCCGATGGATAAGAATATCTATACCAACCAGTTCCATTATCTCTTCCGCTCTTACCATTATACGCATGGCGGTGTCTTGGGATGGGGAAGTGAGAATGGTACCTGTGCCACGATTTCTACGATGAAAGCCAATCATTATGGCGAGGCTGATGAAGATGCCCGTTGCAAGATGAACTTTGTGGCGGGAGTGGTAAAGGTAGATGGTCATGAACTGCTGATGGATAACGGAAAGCCGTTGGAGTATCAGCCTTTTGAAGTGGCTCAAAACCTGACTAACAGTAAGTTTGTCAAGACGGCTGGAGCGAGGATGGCGAAGTATGAGGTGGATAGAACCTCTTATATGGACGGCAAGTTGCAGAGTAACGACATAGTTCTTTTCCGATATGCAGATGCTTTATTGATGAAGGCAGAGGCAAAGGTCCGAAACGGAGAGAATGGTGATGAGGAGTTGAATAGGATTCGTGCCCGTGTGGGAATGCCTTACCGTAAGGCTACGCTCAATAACATTCTGGAAGAGCGGTTGCTGGAGTTGGTATGGGAAGGATGGCGTCGTCAGGATCTCATCCGTTTCGGCAAATTCACCGGTGCCTACGATCTCCGTACGCCTCTTCAGGGTGAATCCTCCGGCTACACCACTGTCTTCCCGATTCCTCAGAAATGCATCGATTTAAATTCTGAATTGGTACAGAATAAGGGATATGTCAATATTTTGAAGTAA